In the Atribacterota bacterium genome, one interval contains:
- a CDS encoding sugar-binding transcriptional regulator, with the protein MDGSTDKGLLAKIAKLYYLDDLSIIEIAKILGMSRQRCSRLLRKAKEEGVVQIEVIDPAQEGVRNLEKQIEGKFGLRKAHVVSVFSRDSDLIRKAVGEAGARFFLKTIAPGNKIGVAYGRTLYELVRYVRPSFIREDLNLNVVQLMGGLSRISANVFATEIPKRLAEALNAQVYYLPAPAFTKDRVTRDAMLKDENVQATLKEKIDLALVGIGSVSPGAMLIQTGAITADEYQELLAKGAVGDICGTFFDVSGKIVEFSGNERRIAVSLDDLRNKCPLVIGVAGGLEKADAILGALQGKFLHVLIVDSLTAEKILGEV; encoded by the coding sequence TTATCAATCATAGAAATTGCGAAGATTCTGGGTATGTCCCGGCAGCGGTGTTCGAGGCTTTTAAGGAAGGCGAAAGAGGAAGGGGTTGTCCAAATTGAAGTCATCGATCCTGCTCAAGAGGGTGTCCGGAATCTGGAAAAACAGATAGAGGGTAAATTTGGTCTTCGTAAGGCCCATGTGGTGAGTGTCTTCAGTCGGGACAGTGATTTAATTCGAAAAGCGGTAGGGGAAGCAGGGGCTCGCTTTTTCCTGAAAACGATAGCTCCGGGAAATAAAATTGGCGTTGCTTATGGTCGAACCCTGTATGAGCTCGTTCGCTATGTCCGACCATCCTTTATTCGAGAAGATTTGAATCTCAATGTAGTTCAGCTCATGGGGGGATTAAGTCGTATTTCTGCTAATGTGTTTGCCACCGAGATTCCCAAGCGTTTGGCTGAAGCTCTGAATGCTCAAGTGTACTACCTTCCTGCTCCCGCTTTCACCAAAGACCGGGTTACGCGCGATGCTATGTTAAAAGATGAGAACGTCCAGGCTACCTTGAAGGAGAAAATTGACTTGGCGCTGGTGGGTATTGGGAGTGTTTCTCCCGGTGCGATGCTGATCCAGACTGGGGCGATTACGGCTGATGAATACCAGGAGTTGCTTGCCAAGGGTGCAGTGGGTGATATCTGTGGAACGTTTTTCGATGTTTCAGGAAAAATTGTGGAATTCAGTGGCAATGAGCGTCGAATCGCCGTATCTCTGGATGATTTGCGCAATAAATGTCCTCTGGTAATCGGTGTTGCGGGTGGTTTAGAAAAAGCTGATGCCATTCTGGGAGCTTTGCAGGGTAAGTTCCTCCACGTGTTGATTGTGGATAGCCTGACGGCAGAGAAAATTCTGGGGGAGGTTTGA
- a CDS encoding extracellular solute-binding protein: MKKMSGFVVVLMLVFLVSVVGAQEDPLAYYQQAKVNWKAFEGTQLTIGLNKHPFTESLRPLLPIFEQLTGIKVAYVILPEEEFFEKLLIDLSSGGGIFDVYMTSPMFEWRYQYAGWIEDLNPYWNNPELTDQAWYNRDDFYEKPLRANMWDGTIAGGLGQGRWNGIPVMVEFFCQAYRNDLREKWGLTVPTTYPDLLDTLAKAAELGKQEKPQVYGVANRGIKSWSTVHSGYFTAFSTYGQKDLNPDLTAAINTPQAKEITKIWVDILQKAGPPGWPNYTWYDAKQNFAAGRFYEITDCDFFAATYENPAQSVVAGKTGYALPPAAPDGNITSNMWTWSLGMSSLSKHKGAAWLFLLWATAPQTMLDGTLKHDNFNPTRKSVWENPAVVEKTMKWGTKPGEYREIVDAMYAKYGDIRWTPNPDVTAIGDIWAEALHEAYEGKKAVDQALDDAAVKINEFMAKWKK, from the coding sequence ATGAAAAAGATGAGTGGGTTTGTGGTTGTTTTGATGCTCGTATTTTTGGTCTCTGTGGTTGGGGCTCAAGAAGATCCTCTGGCCTATTATCAGCAGGCGAAAGTCAACTGGAAGGCTTTTGAGGGAACGCAGTTAACGATTGGCTTGAATAAGCATCCGTTTACCGAGTCCTTAAGGCCGTTACTGCCTATTTTTGAACAGTTGACTGGTATTAAGGTTGCTTACGTGATTTTGCCGGAGGAGGAGTTTTTTGAAAAGCTCCTTATCGACCTTTCCAGTGGTGGTGGTATCTTTGATGTGTACATGACCTCACCTATGTTCGAGTGGCGATACCAGTATGCGGGATGGATTGAAGACCTGAATCCCTACTGGAATAACCCAGAACTCACGGATCAGGCCTGGTATAATCGTGACGATTTCTATGAGAAACCGTTGCGGGCCAATATGTGGGATGGAACGATTGCTGGAGGATTGGGACAGGGGCGGTGGAATGGTATTCCGGTAATGGTTGAATTCTTCTGCCAGGCTTATCGGAATGACTTACGAGAAAAATGGGGTCTCACTGTGCCCACCACCTATCCAGACCTCTTGGATACTCTGGCCAAAGCGGCTGAATTAGGAAAGCAGGAAAAACCTCAGGTGTACGGAGTCGCCAATCGTGGCATTAAAAGCTGGTCGACGGTGCATTCAGGGTACTTTACTGCTTTTAGCACCTACGGGCAGAAGGACCTCAATCCTGATTTAACGGCGGCGATCAACACTCCTCAAGCTAAAGAAATCACCAAGATCTGGGTTGATATTCTTCAGAAGGCTGGACCTCCGGGTTGGCCAAACTATACCTGGTATGATGCCAAACAAAACTTTGCTGCAGGGAGATTCTATGAAATCACAGATTGTGACTTCTTTGCGGCCACTTATGAGAATCCGGCTCAGTCGGTAGTAGCAGGCAAAACCGGATATGCATTGCCTCCAGCAGCGCCTGATGGAAACATTACTTCAAACATGTGGACCTGGTCCCTGGGAATGAGTTCGCTTTCTAAACACAAAGGGGCAGCATGGTTGTTCCTCTTGTGGGCTACTGCTCCACAGACCATGCTTGACGGGACTTTGAAGCACGATAACTTTAATCCAACCAGAAAATCGGTTTGGGAAAATCCAGCAGTGGTAGAGAAAACCATGAAATGGGGTACCAAACCTGGTGAATATCGAGAAATTGTGGATGCCATGTATGCAAAGTATGGTGACATCCGCTGGACTCCTAACCCCGATGTGACGGCGATTGGTGATATCTGGGCTGAAGCGCTCCATGAGGCGTATGAAGGGAAGAAAGCCGTGGATCAGGCCCTGGATGACGCAGCGGTGAAGATTAACGAGTTTATGGCGAAGTGGAAAAAATAG
- a CDS encoding sugar ABC transporter permease: MASGMELRQSFWRKNIALLLFLPAFLLTVGILAPFGYSVVMSFTNFNLTTGTSNFIGISNYIKLVRDPEFWNSLKVTILFTIGAVLFEVGVGFIAAYLLNIGLLGQKLWRTLFLLPVMLPPTVAAIMWKLMMAPIQGVFNYLLQLVGLPGSEWLGSSSTALLSVILIDAYVFIPFAGMIFLAGVQNLPKEPYEAAAVDGVSNWFTFRKLTIPLLKPVIIIVLLFRIMDCLKHFDIIYAATKGGPASATMTLSVQAYYHSFRWTAMGYSFAHLVVLWAIVYALSYFLVGQWKKAVSEVHGY, encoded by the coding sequence TTGGCCAGTGGAATGGAGTTGCGTCAAAGTTTTTGGCGGAAAAATATTGCTTTGTTGCTTTTTCTTCCGGCTTTTCTTTTGACGGTAGGGATTCTCGCTCCTTTCGGTTATTCTGTGGTTATGTCTTTTACCAATTTCAATTTGACCACTGGAACTTCCAATTTTATCGGGATTAGCAATTATATAAAACTGGTTCGCGATCCGGAATTCTGGAACTCTCTCAAGGTTACGATTCTTTTTACCATCGGTGCGGTGCTTTTTGAAGTTGGCGTTGGTTTTATTGCGGCATATCTTTTGAATATCGGTTTATTGGGTCAGAAACTGTGGCGTACCCTTTTCCTCCTTCCGGTGATGTTACCACCTACGGTCGCAGCAATTATGTGGAAACTGATGATGGCCCCTATCCAGGGAGTGTTCAATTACCTTTTGCAACTTGTGGGACTTCCTGGTTCCGAATGGCTGGGAAGCTCAAGCACAGCTCTTTTATCTGTTATCCTCATTGATGCATATGTATTCATTCCCTTTGCTGGTATGATTTTCCTGGCAGGAGTCCAGAATTTGCCTAAGGAACCGTATGAGGCTGCAGCTGTGGATGGGGTTTCAAACTGGTTTACCTTCCGAAAGTTGACCATTCCTCTTTTGAAGCCGGTTATTATCATTGTGCTCCTCTTTAGGATTATGGATTGTCTCAAACATTTTGACATCATTTATGCAGCGACAAAAGGTGGTCCGGCCAGTGCTACAATGACTCTTTCAGTGCAGGCATACTATCACAGTTTTCGCTGGACGGCCATGGGATATTCTTTCGCACACCTCGTGGTGTTGTGGGCGATTGTTTATGCTTTGAGTTATTTCCTGGTGGGCCAATGGAAAAAGGCAGTTAGCGAAGTCCATGGATACTAA